In a genomic window of Pseudomonas putida:
- a CDS encoding TIGR03571 family LLM class oxidoreductase: MHSRFQRLLGSNGFSIGLELPLDNDWSSDGQRRRVAENRPFGVPDLKQHAAMARLADQSGFRALWVRDVPVYDPHFGDAAQVFETFSYLGYLAGITNNIMLGTAAVVLPLRQPWLTLKSANSVDELSDGRLLLGVASGDRPMEYPLFGVDYDHRGEIFRETVELLRSQGEERLPQGARLLPEREQPAPLLVAGLGQQSPAWIGQHMDGWLAYPGTPEEHRRRVGLWREVGGNKPYVSFVHLDLAANPHAPMRRIHFGGNLGRLALIDELQALREAGVQHVGLHLRRSERPVAQIIEEIAEHVLPKFH, from the coding sequence ATGCATTCACGATTTCAACGATTACTGGGTTCGAACGGGTTTTCTATCGGACTGGAACTGCCGCTTGATAACGACTGGTCCAGTGATGGCCAGCGGCGACGGGTGGCCGAGAATCGTCCCTTTGGTGTGCCCGACCTGAAGCAGCACGCGGCCATGGCGCGCCTGGCGGACCAATCCGGATTCCGCGCCTTGTGGGTTCGCGATGTGCCGGTTTACGACCCTCATTTCGGCGATGCCGCGCAGGTGTTCGAGACTTTTTCGTATCTGGGATATCTGGCCGGGATTACCAACAACATCATGCTGGGTACAGCGGCGGTTGTGCTTCCGCTGCGTCAGCCCTGGTTGACCTTGAAGTCGGCCAATTCTGTCGATGAATTGAGTGATGGGCGCCTGCTTCTGGGCGTGGCCAGTGGTGACCGTCCGATGGAGTATCCGTTATTTGGCGTGGATTACGATCACCGCGGGGAAATATTCCGTGAGACCGTCGAGTTGTTGCGCAGCCAGGGTGAGGAGCGCCTGCCACAAGGTGCGCGTCTGCTTCCTGAACGCGAGCAACCGGCACCTTTGCTGGTGGCGGGTCTTGGCCAGCAATCGCCGGCATGGATTGGGCAGCACATGGATGGTTGGCTCGCCTATCCGGGCACGCCGGAGGAACATCGTCGCCGAGTGGGGTTATGGCGCGAAGTGGGCGGCAACAAGCCTTACGTCAGCTTTGTGCATCTGGATCTGGCGGCCAATCCCCATGCACCGATGCGTCGTATTCATTTCGGTGGCAATCTCGGGCGCCTGGCTCTGATTGACGAACTCCAGGCACTGCGTGAGGCAGGTGTGCAGCATGTGGGCCTGCATCTGCGTCGTAGCGAGCGGCCGGTTGCACAGATTATTGAAGAGATTGCAGAACACGTGCTACCAAAGTTTCACTGA
- the mrdA gene encoding penicillin-binding protein 2, with the protein MPEAIPIKDHEKETRLVNKRLMACALFVVAITCALVVRMYVLQVVEFDYHSTISENNRVHVLPITPTRGLIYDRNGVVLADNRPSYNLTLTRERASDVKQELDEVVNLLHLPAEDRTLFDKAMKQARHPFVPVTLFYELTEEQIAVLAVNEFRLPGLDVEPQFVRHYPLGEHFAHSVGYVGRINEKESKALDSVEYRGTQSIGKTGIEKFYESELHGHVGYEEVETNAQGRVLRVLKHTDPVPGKNIVLSLDVKLQQAAEQALGDRRGSVVALDPSTGEVLAMVSNPSFDPNLFVTGISSKEYSALRESIDRPLFNRVLRGLYAPGSTIKPEVAIAGLDAGIVTPQTRVFDPGYYQLPDYDHKYRNWNHSGDGWVDMDAAIMRSNDTYFYDLAHKLGIDRLHDYMAMFGLGEKVSLDMYEESPGLMPSQAWKRATRRQAWFPGETVILGIGQGYMQVTPLQLAQATALIANKGVWNRPHLAQTVDGVAPVDKHPMPNILLKDPRDWEQVNHGMQMVMHDARGIARAAAAGAQYRIAGKSGTAQVVAIKQGERYNREKTRERNRDNALFVGFAPAEHPKIAISVMIENGEAGGRVAGPVVRQIMDAWLLDQDGHLKPQYAAPTKAPGDPHV; encoded by the coding sequence ATGCCCGAAGCGATACCGATCAAAGACCACGAAAAAGAGACGCGCCTGGTCAACAAAAGACTGATGGCCTGCGCCTTGTTCGTTGTCGCCATTACCTGCGCACTGGTGGTGCGCATGTACGTCCTGCAGGTGGTCGAGTTCGACTATCACTCCACGATTTCCGAAAACAACCGCGTCCACGTCCTGCCGATCACACCCACCCGTGGACTGATCTACGACCGCAATGGCGTGGTACTCGCCGACAACCGCCCCAGCTACAACCTGACCCTTACCCGCGAACGAGCCTCGGACGTCAAGCAAGAGCTGGACGAGGTGGTCAACCTGCTGCACCTGCCAGCTGAAGATCGCACCCTGTTCGACAAGGCCATGAAACAGGCCCGGCACCCGTTCGTGCCGGTGACGCTGTTCTACGAGTTGACGGAAGAACAGATCGCTGTACTGGCGGTCAACGAGTTCCGTTTGCCAGGCCTCGATGTCGAACCGCAGTTCGTTCGCCACTATCCGTTGGGCGAGCACTTTGCTCATTCGGTCGGCTATGTCGGGCGCATCAACGAGAAAGAGTCCAAAGCCCTGGATTCGGTGGAGTACCGAGGCACCCAATCGATCGGCAAGACCGGCATCGAAAAGTTCTACGAATCAGAACTGCACGGCCACGTCGGTTATGAGGAAGTCGAAACCAATGCCCAGGGGCGTGTGCTGCGAGTGTTGAAACACACGGACCCCGTTCCCGGCAAAAACATCGTATTGAGCCTCGACGTCAAGCTTCAGCAAGCCGCCGAGCAAGCCTTGGGCGACCGTCGCGGCTCGGTGGTCGCCCTCGATCCGTCGACGGGCGAAGTGCTGGCCATGGTCAGCAACCCGAGTTTCGACCCGAACCTGTTCGTCACCGGGATCAGTTCCAAGGAATATTCCGCACTGCGCGAATCCATCGACCGGCCACTGTTCAACCGCGTGCTGCGCGGGCTCTACGCCCCAGGCTCGACCATCAAGCCGGAAGTCGCCATTGCCGGGCTGGACGCGGGCATCGTCACGCCGCAGACCCGCGTTTTCGACCCGGGTTACTACCAACTTCCCGATTACGATCACAAGTACCGCAATTGGAACCACAGCGGTGATGGCTGGGTAGACATGGACGCGGCGATCATGCGCTCCAACGACACCTATTTCTACGACCTGGCCCACAAGCTCGGCATCGATCGCCTGCATGACTACATGGCGATGTTCGGCCTGGGTGAGAAAGTCTCCCTGGACATGTACGAAGAATCCCCCGGCCTGATGCCATCCCAGGCCTGGAAGCGCGCCACGCGCCGTCAGGCGTGGTTCCCGGGTGAAACGGTGATTCTGGGTATCGGTCAGGGCTACATGCAGGTCACGCCGCTGCAGCTGGCCCAGGCCACGGCACTGATCGCCAACAAAGGCGTGTGGAACCGTCCGCACCTGGCCCAGACCGTGGATGGCGTAGCGCCGGTGGACAAGCACCCAATGCCGAACATCCTGCTCAAGGATCCCCGCGACTGGGAGCAGGTCAACCACGGCATGCAGATGGTGATGCACGATGCCCGTGGCATTGCCCGGGCCGCAGCGGCGGGGGCGCAGTACCGCATCGCCGGCAAGAGCGGCACCGCGCAGGTTGTGGCGATCAAACAGGGCGAGCGCTACAACCGCGAGAAGACCCGCGAGCGCAACCGCGACAACGCCTTGTTCGTCGGCTTCGCTCCGGCGGAACATCCAAAGATCGCGATTTCCGTGATGATCGAAAACGGCGAGGCCGGCGGTCGCGTCGCCGGTCCCGTGGTACGTCAGATCATGGACGCCTGGCTACTCGACCAGGACGGCCACCTGAAACCGCAATACGCCGCTCCAACCAAGGCGCCGGGCGATCCCCACGTTTAA